The following is a genomic window from Chania multitudinisentens RB-25.
TGAGTCGACTAGCTTTTTGTATTCATTGGTGAATTGGCAAGAGAATCAATAGGTAAATGCTCCCCCTATGGGGAGCATTTAGGCGGTCAGAACCACGGGAATTGGCCCATCACACTGCTGTAAAAAAGCATGCGCCCGACCAGTTCACCGGAAACTACCGCGCTGCCAACCAGTAACCCCATCGCTGGCGAGAAACGCATTTCGCTACGCAATAAAGTGAACAGTGCGGCGCTAATCAGTACGCTAGCGCTGAGTTGCCACCACAACAGTATGCCAGCTGCGCTGGCTTCTGCTACCTGATAGCGGCCAATCAGTGCCCCGATAACCAGCAAAATACCGAGCAACATTCCGTAGCGAATAATACGCGGAACGGCCAGACCGCCAACATTGAGCACAATGCCTAGGGTGGTAAAACCAAGCAACAGAGGAGTACCGAGAAATGCCAGTTGAGTAAAGGGAGCATGCCACAGTGAGTGACCTATCATTTGGGAGTAGATTTGCGCTGAGGCAAGAATTGCCGCAGCCCCCACGATCACACTGAGTAGCCCCAATGCCGCAATGAGTGCGGTTTGCCGCGGCCGCTGCCAACACGCGAGCAACCAGAGTAACATACAGCCATTCAGCAGTACGAAGGCGACGGCTTCACGGCTGAGCCAAGAATGGCCAATGCCAAGTACCGAACGATAAGCACCAGCGGGGCTACCGAGGTGTGCAAGGGACAGTGAGGAACCAACAACCTCAATCAGCCACAGTGCCAAAGCCAGAACTTTAAACTGCTGAGACGATAACCCGTTCTTACCCGAACGGACGACATTGAGCCGATATAGAGTGAGGGCCAGTACGCCACCAATACCCCACTGGCTCAGCACGGTGAAAAACACTAATGGAAATTCATATTGTTCCATAACGCCTCCTTATCTATCCGCCGGAATGATGACGACATTCGGGCCGCTGATACGATGATCCGGCAGATGATAGCGAGCCTCCAGGCTGGCCCAGTCAGTGGTATGCCGTTTTCTCAGCTCATCGATTTCACCGAACAGTAGTACGCCCGCTGGACAGGATTCGACGCAGCGAGGGAGCAGGCCCTCATCCAGCCGTTCGGCACACAGATTACACTTGCTGGTTTTTCCTTCTTGCGGGTCGAAGACGGGGGCATTATAAGGGCAGGCCATAATGCACATACGGCAACCGATGCATTTGTCATGATCCTGTACCACGATGCCGTCAGGCCGCTTACTGTAGGTGCTTGCAGGGCAAACTTTCATACATTGCGGGTCGTCACAGTGGTTGCATGACATGGAAATAAATCCCCCGGTATTGGGGTTGTCGGTGTTGTATTCACGCACTCGTCGCCACAGTACCCCCGGTGGGGTCATGTTTTCAGATTTACAGGCCATTGAGCAGGTTTTGCAGCCGTAGCATCGCTTGATGTCGATCAAAAAGCCATATTGTTTAGACATTGATTATCCCTCCGCTCTTACGTCAACCAACGTGCTGTTACAGCAATGGCCAGTGCCCAAGATTTCGAACTGATCGTTAGTGACGTGGCTGCTGCTACCTCCTTGTTGTTCCCACCAACCGTTATCCAGCGAGACCACGCCTTGCTTGATCTGGGTGGTAACAACGGCAATAGCCCGGTGTTCACCGCGATCGTTAAAGGCGACAGCCCAATCGCCATGACGGATACTGCGTTGCTGGGCATCCTGCGGATGAATCATGACGTTAGGTTGATTACGCTGTACCTCAAGAATCCATTCGTTCATCCCATGGCTGGAATGCACGCTGCGCGCCAATTTGCGCTGTACTGCCATCAGCGGATATTTCTGCGCCAGTTCTGGCGAACCTTTGATGGATTCTTTAACCTGCAAATAAGTCACCAGCGGTGAAAAATTCTGTTTTTGCCATTCTTCAATGAAGAAATGTGCCTTTTTGGTTGATGTACGGAATATACCGTCCTTGAAGGGAACCCAATCACCTTCAACTGGCCGTACCGGGCCTTTTTTTAGCTGCTCCAGGGTGATCCCTGAGCCTTGTAGGCAAGCGTTGATATAGTGCTCAATCGGTTGGTTGAATACCTCACCAAATCCAAAACGTTCTGCCAGGCGGGCGAAGATCCAGTAGTCGGGCTTCGCTTCACCCGGCGGCTCTACCGCTTTTTCCATCAGTTGCACATAGTGGCTGCGTACCCCGGCCATCAGGCTGACATCTTCGAAGATAGTGGTGACGGGCAACACCAGATCGGCATAGAGCGCGGTAGAACTCATCAGATTATCGGCCACCACAACGAAGGGAACCTTCTGTAACGCCTTGCGTACCTGATTGGTATTAGGCAATTGGGTCATCACACCCATCGTCATGATCCACCAGAGCTTAATAGGATGAGGTTTGTCGTTGACGATCCAGTCGCCGACTTTTGCAACAGGAATCGGAGTAATTTTCTTGGCGTTAGGGGCTGGGGGAATAATAGGGCTAAACTTCGCCATCTGCCTGGCACCACCCGCGTCGCAGACACCTGCTCCTCGCTTGCCGATGTTGCCAGTCAGCAGGGCAAGGTAGAACTGACTTGCTGCAACATAGGTGCCGAACTCTGTACGCTGGGCACCGGACATATTCTGGATAATCATCGCTGGTGCATTGCTGGCATAGTCGCGTGCTAAACGTAGAATAGTACCAACGGGAATATCAGTTTCTGTGGCTACCCGTTCTACCGGCCAAGCTGCCGCCTGCTGATATATTTGCTCAAACACCGTGCTGAAGCCGCTGTTGGCGGGAAGCTGGTGCTGGAATAACGCTGGTTCGATCCCTGGGCTGTCATGGCGCACCAATTTCTGACTGATGACGTCAAAGACCAGATAGCTGTCAGCGTCCTGTGGGTCAGCGCGCATCTGCTGGTTATCCGCTGTCACCAGATAGACTGCTCCGGTGTGTTGACGCAAGAATGCGGCGTCAATGCGCTGTTCTTCGATGATGATTTTCATCATGCCCAGCGCCAATGCAGTATCGGTACCGGGTACGATGGGAACCCATTCGTCGGCCCTCGCGGCGGTTTCACTGAAGCGGGGGTCAATCACGACAATACGGGCGCCGTTTTCCTGCGCTTTGATGTAGTTTTTGTAATAGGCGTGCATGGTGACCGCCGGGTTGTTGCCCCAGCAAATAATGTAGCGGCTATCGGCAATGGTATCGCGAGTGTCGGCATAGCGCAGCCCGAGCATCGGTATCATTGCTGCCGTTACTGCTGAACAGCACAGCGAACCCGCCTGCTTGGTAGAGCCGCCAAGGTAATCGAAGAAAGCTCTGCCCATGTCGTTCTTGATTGAATCCATATTGCCAGCGTGCATGGAAATCAACAGGCCTTCGTTACCGTGGTTGGTAATGGTAGAGCGAATGTTTTTTTCAACTAAATCGAGCGCTTCATCCCAAGAGATGGGCTTAAATTTCCCTTCTCCTTTCTCACCAACCCGCAGCAGTGGCGTCGTGATGCGTTTCTGGTGATAAACCCATTTGGTACGGCTGATCCCGCGCAGGCAACACTTCACGTTAAAGTCTTTACTGGCCTCAATCTTAATCAGTTTATCCTGGTGGACATAAGCGGTCAGGTTGCAGTGCAGGCATTCCATCGCACAGGTTGAACGGAAGGTTTTATAGTCTGAAAGCTGTAGGCGCACCCGGGGAAGTGGAGTGCTTTGCCCGGGTGCTAGAGAGAAGGCACAAGGGGAGATGGTGGCAAGCCCCACCACGCCAAGTCCTTTCAGTAGGGTTCGGCGATTCAGCCGGAGTAACGAGAGTTCATCCATAAGTAAGCCTCTTAATAATTTTATATGGCACGACATCACTGATGTTCACTATAAGTAAACTGAGTTCACCAAATTCAGATATTGAAAAAAATCAAATTAACGCTAAATAGGTAGATGAAAATGTGGCTAATGAGAGATAGGTAGGAAAAAACTCAGCTGTTGACGGCGCAGTAGCGCAAACACGTATGCAGGTTTGATGTCTCTGAAGCGAGGAAAATGTTAAATTAGCTTTAGAAAATGATGCAACAATCGGGATAAAGGTATGGCAGAGGCGCAAGGCGTAAATTCGGTAGATATCGCGGTTTCTGTTTTGGAGTGTGTCACTGCTCTGGGTGGAACTGCGCGCGCTGCGGATATTGCGCGCATGAGCGGCCTGTCGAAAAGCCGGTTACATAAATATCTGGTTTCGCTGTGCCGCAGCCAAATGCTGTATCAAGACAGTGCCACCAGCCGTTACTCTCTTGGCAGCAAGCTGCTGGCACTGGCGTCAGTGGCAGAAAAGCAGAATACGCTGCTGACGATAATCAATAACGCCCTCTGCGAGCTGCGTGATGAGCTCAATTATTCTACCGGGTTGGTGATTCGCTTGGGGGAGCACCTGATGCTGACCAACTATAATCGTAGCTATAAGAATATCGACATCGACTACCTGGGTAATACGCCAGTGCCGCTGAGTTCCAGTGCCGCAGGCTGGGTATTCATGGCGTTCGATCCTTCCCTCTCAGTGCAGCCAGATGTGGATGCCGCTGCGCTGGAAAAAGTGCGGCAGCAAGGATACGCAGTGCGCTATCACGCGACAGAGGGGATACCCGGCGCCCGTGCCATCTCCTGCCCAATCTTCAGTAAGGGTAGAGAACTGCTTGGAGCCGCAACCACCATGGGATTCATTCCCGCCGAAGAAGATGAAATTGTGCGTTTAGCCAGCCGCCTGACGGCTAAAGTCCGTGCTATGCAACTGTAGGTTTGATTTATCAAATGCCAAAGTGACTAATCTAAATTGGTTACAGGTTCTCTTGTGCCTGATGCAGCAGGGTTGCTTCCAGAATATAAAACAACCTCTTGCAGAGCTGCGTAAGGGCAACTGCTTTGCGGAGGGGGGGGCGGTAAGTAAACGGTAAACGGCTAATTAACCAAAAGGGCTCAATTAATTAACCGGAGTTGTGGGTTTTCTATAAAAGTGAATGCCCACAAGTGTAATAATAACGCCGAGCGAAAATGAAAACAGCAGTGAGCCTATATCTCCTGCCTGATATGTAGGTACTCCAAATATATCAGTATCAAAAAAATAGCGTCTTACCGATTCAATACAAAATAAAATTCCACACATAACCCCAGACGCACCTAAATATCTTGAAGGGCTTTTTTTAAATTGCTCAGAGGTATTTTTCAAGAAAAACATATGTACTCCATACTTAAAGTCACCAACGATCGCTCCGTAGTACTAAAGAAGTCGTGAATAACTTTAATATGTCATTATTTGAGCAGTTGTACAATTCACACGCTGAGGATACGGTGAGGTTTTTTATCGTTATGCCGAGAAAGCAGCGCTAATGCTTAGGTTGGCAGCGGTAATCTATCCAACTTCTGGGGTGGCCTGATGCTCTGCCAAAACGTACTATTTCACCTGGCGCACGCATAACCTGACGCCAGAAATCAGACAGAAAGCAACTCCTGTGATCAGACCAAAGGCCATTACAAATAAAGCCTCAGTAAAATGCGTCCGTACCAAGGTTATTGATAACCCGTTCAGCAACATACTATAAATAAACATTGTTATTGGCCCTAAGATAATGCACCAAATGCATAATCGAACCGCAGACAGCGCATTTTTCGCCTTCAACCATAAAACCATTGGGAGCACAAGCGTCAGGATCACAATATAGGTAAAGGAAACACCAAACAAAATGGTCATAAACAAAAGTTCAAAGAAAAACCTTAGGGATGGTAAATCTTCAAAGGCTCCCGTGAATATGAAGACGAAAAATCCCAGCGGAACTATCCAGGGGGAGATGAGAGCCCTAACCATAAGCTTCGTTTGTGTTGCAATTGTCTTCCCCTTATAACGCCTGGCAGATTACACATCTGATAGCTCATTCCAATGTTAGAAATCATTCGTCTTTTTACTGTCCACAGGGCGTGCCGGCACAGCATCATACAGTCACATCTCTAATGCTATATATCATGACCGTGAGCTTTCGGACATTGAAATAACGGAGATGTACACCGCAGCGAAAAACTACCTTGGTTTCACTGGGCTAGCAATAGCCTGGAGAAATCCCGGATATTGCTAATAGAAATAAGAGAGTGGTAAGGAAAGGTCATATTTAAGCATGGGTCAATATGTTGTTGTGTGGAGTATAAGACATCAAGGCATGTTTGTGGCATTTCATTGTAAATAATACAATTTTTCCTCCATAAAAGGAGAGTAAAAATGATTGATATTAATGCAAATGCTGTCATTTCAATGCCATCCCAGCTTTTTACGCTAGCTAATTCATTTGAAGCGGCGGCTAACGGTAAAATCTACATCGGGAAAATTAACACCGATCCGACTATCCCCACAAACCAGATCCAGGTGTACCTCCAGAACGAAGACGGCAGCACTGTGCCGGTGGCGCAGCCGATTATCATCAACGCTGGCGGTTATCCGGTCTACAACGGCCAGATTGCCAAGTTTGTAACAGTAGAAGGCCACTCGATGGCTGTGTACGACGCCTACAACGTACAGCAGTTTTACTTTCCGAATGTGCTGAAGTATGACTCTGATATGCTCCGGCAGGCGCTGGCCCAACCGGATGGTGTTAGTCTCGTTAATAACGCGGTAGACCAAAGGGACTTGGCTGGGGCTGAGAAAGGCGCAGTTCCCGTTGATCACGTCCATATCATCAACGGCCCTATTGTTGACTTCAGGCGCTTCCTCACAGTGAAAGATGGCAGCGTGGACGCTACACAAGCTGTTATTGATGCGCTCAATTCGGGTTTAAACGTCCAAGTATCTGGCGATTATATATTGCGCCTCGATAGTGCGGGTATTACGGCGGATGTCACGAGCCGATTTTTTGGCGCTCCGGGAACGTCTCCAAGCATCTTGATGAACCACACAGACGTAGCTCAGCCACAGTTTTTGTTTAAACAAAGCAGAAACTATATATCTAATTTTAAATTCCGATATCCAAATCAGAGAAAATCCCTGGCAACTGGAATGTCTCCGCTCGCATACCCTGCACTATTAACGGGTAATGCGTTCGCGTCAGTATTTACCAATCTGGACATCGGTAACGCATATCGCGGCCTCCAGTTCGGCGATGCAACGTATTCATCGTCGCGGGTGACGATCAGCAACATTATCGGCGCACCGCTACGGCGTGGGATATCTCTTGAGCGGGTATTAGATATACCTCACGTAAGCGATATCCTTTTTAACTACAACTACTTGTCGGCTGATGAGAGATATGACATCTCTCTGAAGCAGTGGATACACGACAACCTTGATGGGTTCCATCTCGGCCGGTGTGACTTTGGGGCCTTTAGCCGCATATTTGTCTTCGGGGCTTATAACGGTATTTTCCTGCGTTCAGAGCGCTATACAGGATCAGCTAACAGCGTTAGATTCACCGACTGTGACGTTGATATCACCGTGCATCCTCTGCGCTTCCAGAACTGGCAAAACCAACTGACCGTTACTAACGGAAAGTTCACAGGTAACGCGAAATCAACTGGGGGGCTTGTTGAGAAGGAGCGGAGCACAAATCTTTTTCAGGGTACAGGTGAGGATGGGGTGATCGTCCTTAACTCGACTGAAATGAACAACTATTCGAGTGATGTGATCCAAACATCGGCAAACATCAAAGTGATTGGCGCGCAATTCTACGAGTACGGGTTGGATAATGCTCAGCGTGCAGCTATAGCAACAACGACGAGCACAAACCCTAACATAACAATCTTAGGTACAAAAATAGACGGGGCATCAGGTACACAGACAAGGGGTGTGTATGGTACTACTTCAACAGGTACACTAACGCTGGGTGACGGGACTAACATAAGTGGGGCGACACTTGAGTCGTTTAACTGGGCTTTCGGACCTGTAAGAGCAGGGAATGGTGTGACGATAAGTGGGGCGCCTGCAAAAAACAGCACGTCATTTATTAGTAATATTCCGCATATCTACCCCGTCGAGTCTATGCCAACAAGAGGCAACTACTTCAAACCTGGTGATTACGCTCAGATGACCAAACCTGTTAAGACAAACTTTGCCTCCGTACCCAATTATGTTGTGAAAGGGTGGGTGAGACTAACGAGCGCAAATAGTAGTGGCACTAACCATGTTCTCAATACTGATTGGGTAGAAGATAGAACGTACTTTGCTGGCGCCTAAAAATACGCCGGGAGAAATTGAACTGACCCCATAAAGTTGGACGACTAACTCTGAGTCCGATATTGTACCGGGCTCAGAGCGCCAAGTTTCATCTTTATCCTGTCATGATTGTAGTAATGAATATAGCTGTGTATTTCCCTTGTTAAATCAGTTATATCAACAAACTGTTTTCCATGAAAGCACTCTGTTTTCAGTATCCCAAAGAAATTTTCAATTACCGCGTTGTCCAGACAATTTCCTTTTCGGGACATACTTTGAGTAATTCCATTTTTTTTAAGATTTTCTTGAAATGGTATCATCTGATACTGCCAGCCTTGATCTGAGTGAAGGATCGGCTTTTCGCAAGTATTTAGTTTTTCAATGGCTTTGCCAAGCATCTTATCAACCATTTTCAAATTTGGGATATCACCCAATTCATAGGAGATTATTTCACTGTTATATAGGTCAAGAATGGGAGATAAATATAGTTTTTTCCCATTGATATTGAATTCTGTGACATCAGTTACCCATTTCTGGTTGGGAGCTGAAGCCTGGAAACAGCGCTGGATATGGTTCGGAACACCTTTTCCATGTACTCCTTTGTAGGACTGGTATTTTTTCCTTCTAACAAATGAAGCGATATTGAGCTCGTGCATCAATCGTTGGATCGTCTTATGATTTATCCAATAGCCTAATTTACGGGCTGTTGCGGTAATTCTACGATACCCGTACCTACCTTTATGTTTATGAAATATATCTAAAATAATCTTCTTTTCTTCCGTGTAAGGCTGAGGCCTTTCACTAATTTGTAGTTGATAATAGAACGTACTTCTCGGTAACCCAACCACCAGAAGTAATAAGCGTAGTGCATGATATGGCCTTAATTCATTTACGATTTTTGCTTTTTCTTTTGCATCAATTCGTTTTCTTGCTGAATTAAGGCCTGTAATTTTTTTAGGTAAGCATTCTCTGCGCGAAGATATTCCAGTTCTTCCTGTTCGGAACTGAAGGATGACGATTGTGTGCTTGGCAGTTTGGGTGTGATTTTGATGGTTTTTATCATCGGCGGTCGCTCCTTTCGGTTTCCTTGCAATGCATCTATCCCGCCACTGTTATACAACTTTTCCCACTTTGAAGCAGTAGGTGGAGCAATTTTATACTTGGCAGCAACCTGTCGCGATGATAGATGATTCTCCCACATATCAAGAACAATAGCCTCCTTCGAGGCGGCAGAAAAACGATGATACGACGTCTCAAAACCATCATGGCCATGAGCCTTATAAACCTCAGCCCACTTACGGACAGTACCATGATCGATCTTGAATCTCTTTGCCGTCAAGTCTGCTCCCTCGATTCGTGAAAGGTAGTGCTTAGCGACTTGCACCTTGAATTTTACGGAATATTTTCTTCGCATGAAAATCTGCACCCTGTGGATTTATTGTCCAACTTTAAGGGTGCAGTTCAAAATCCCGGCTCTTTGTCAGTCATAGAGCCAGCGGCCAGCCTTGGCGGACTCAGCAAACATTCTGACCGTAAGCGGTTCCTTGGATTGCTTTACTGGTTTTTTTGTAAACCAATCTCGGAAAAACCATGGTATTTCCCACGGGAAATAATTCTCAATATTTAACGATGAAACGTCAATATTAAACTTTTCTGAGTATTTATCTATTGCAAGCGCCAGATCTTCAACTTCTGCGTATTCTTGCAGGATAACATCTAGATCAAGCGGAATAATTTTCAATCGTAAAGATGTAACTACAGGTAATTCTTTACGAAAGAAGTTTAATATATCTTCGTTTATCACCATATCTTATCGCTTCCTCTGGCTATCCGGTTGTAATTCACTGTGGCATTGAATGCGATTAATGTGACGCCCGATTCGATGATTGCCTACCCAAGCACAGGAACAGCACGCCCGACAAAGGCACCGAGATTATTCACAAATTTAGGTTTCAACCTTCTGATACTGGCATTGGTGAATGTTGGGAGGTGGAATGGTAATTCGATGTTGAGATAACGGCGAGAAGCCACCGATGCTATAGACGTACCTTTAGTTGCACCAGCGAATTTTCCCTTTGTTGGGCGGATGGGTTGCCCAAGAATGATGGAAGCAGCAGCCACAATATCAGATACCCCAAGTTGTTCATCTACAAAGTCAAGAAAAACCCAAAAGAATAATTCACCAGCTGACAGGTTGTAGCTCTCTTTATAAAAGTATGTTCCACCCAATTTTTCAACCGTATCCATCACTTTTCCTTGTAGATTGGCTGGGATGTAACATAGCCAACCACACACAAGGTTTCAATGCTTGCTGCATAGAAAAAAGATAATAATGGTCGGTCATGGAAATGACGTTGATTTTTTGCGGATGCACGCCAGAAATTTTTTCTAATAAAACCGAAAAGCATGATACATATCTGAATATAAACAGGGGAAAACGAAGGTATTCGAAGGTGCTTTTTTGGTGATTTTTATGTAATCGACTGTTTTTAATTTTTGCATGTAAAGGAATCGTATTCGGTCTTTTTTTAATCAAACGGTTATATTCATCATTCAGAAATTATGCGAAATTTCTCCGAATTTCCATATCTGGCCTTTTTTGTTGTCATAGCCAAGTGAACACTTTTTCGCGCACATCCAAGTGTTTTTCTGTCATTTCTTCTGACTTGTGGCCGGATAGTGAGGGAGTTTACCGGGGTTATGGGGGGTAATTTTGATGGCACGCGGGGTGATGCTGGAAACGGCATAGGAATTCCAGAGGAAACACCAGAATCTGAGCCGCTAGAAGTAACCGAACCGGGGATTAGCGAAGAATCCGTACTAGGTGAAATTGAACCAGAAGATGAGGCCAAAGAATAATGGTTATTGCCGGGATTTCTCCCAGCATTAATTTACCGAAAAAATTGATCCCACTCATCAAACCAACCTTGAACAACCTGGTGCATGCTGGCGCGACCGTAAGTGAAGAAGGGGAAATCATCTTGTTTGCGCATGTGTACCTGAAATAATAATCCTTTTGCAGTGCCTCATATTTCATTATATTGTATTAGCTCAGACCTGATCTGACAGTTACCGGTTATTTATACAGGTATCTGTCAGATTACATCTGGCTTAAGTTTTTCTCAGCCCAGATGCGCTTTCCATCAAGTAATGTTTCCATTGGCGTTCTGCCACAGCACATTTTCCCCTGATGAGTTCGCTCATTATTATAGTGAGCCAGCCATTCATCAAGATCCGATTGTAATGTATCGAGCTCACCATACAGCTTTTTACGGAACGTGACCTGATAAAACTCGTTCAGTATCGTTTTGTGGAACCGCTCGCAGATGCCGTTTGTCTGCGGTGACATCGCTTTGGTTTTCGTGTGGTCGATGTCATTTATCGCCAGGTAGAGCTGGTAATCATGTTGCTCCACTTTGCCACAAAACTCTGTGCCTCTGTCGGTCAGTATTCTCAGCATTGGCAGTCCATGCGACTCGTAAAAGGGGAGCACACGGTCATTCAGCAGGTCAGCCGCAGTAATCGGGGTTTTGGTGACATACAGCTTGCAGTGAGCAACCTTCGAGTATGTATCAACAAAGGTCTGCTGATAGATACGCCCGACGCCTTTCAGATTGCCGACGTAGAACGTATCCTGTGAGCCCAGATAGCCGGGATGGGCGGTTTCGATTTCACCACATACCTGGTCATCACTGGCTTTACGCTCCAGTGCCACTATCTGTGCTTCAGTCAGTTCGATACCGTCATGGGCCACTTTTTCTTCCAGTGCTTTCAGCCGCTTTTTGAAGTTCTCAAGTGAGTGACGCAGCCAGACAGAACGGACGCCGCTTCCTGAGATAAAAACGCCTTGTTTACGCAGTTCATTACTGCTCCGGTGCTGACCATGCGCAGGGAACGCGATAGCGTAATCAACAACGGCCTGCTCAGTGGCATTATCAGTACGGTTTTTGATGTTGGAAGCACGTCGACTGCGGTTAATTAGTGCATCCACGCCACCTTCATCAGCCAACTCCCGATAACGGTAAAACGTAT
Proteins encoded in this region:
- a CDS encoding IS3 family transposase (programmed frameshift) gives rise to the protein MRRKYSVKFKVQVAKHYLSRIEGADLTAKRFKIDHGTVRKWAEVYKAHGHDGFETSYHRFSAASKEAIVLDMWENHLSSRQVAAKYKIAPPTASKWEKLYNSGGIDALQGNRKERPPMIKTIKITPKLPSTQSSSFSSEQEELEYLRAENAYLKKLPGLNSARKRIDAKEKAKIVNELRPYHALRLLLLVVGLPRSTFYYQLQISERPQPYTEEKKIILDIFHKHKGRYGYRRITATARKLGYWINHKTIQRLMHELNIASFVRRKKYQSYKGVHGKGVPNHIQRCFQASAPNQKWVTDVTEFNINGKKLYLSPILDLYNSEIISYELGDIPNLKMVDKMLGKAIEKLNTCEKPILHSDQGWQYQMIPFQENLKKNGITQSMSRKGNCLDNAVIENFFGILKTECFHGKQFVDITDLTREIHSYIHYYNHDRIKMKLGALSPVQYRTQS
- a CDS encoding phage head-binding domain-containing protein, with protein sequence MIDINANAVISMPSQLFTLANSFEAAANGKIYIGKINTDPTIPTNQIQVYLQNEDGSTVPVAQPIIINAGGYPVYNGQIAKFVTVEGHSMAVYDAYNVQQFYFPNVLKYDSDMLRQALAQPDGVSLVNNAVDQRDLAGAEKGAVPVDHVHIINGPIVDFRRFLTVKDGSVDATQAVIDALNSGLNVQVSGDYILRLDSAGITADVTSRFFGAPGTSPSILMNHTDVAQPQFLFKQSRNYISNFKFRYPNQRKSLATGMSPLAYPALLTGNAFASVFTNLDIGNAYRGLQFGDATYSSSRVTISNIIGAPLRRGISLERVLDIPHVSDILFNYNYLSADERYDISLKQWIHDNLDGFHLGRCDFGAFSRIFVFGAYNGIFLRSERYTGSANSVRFTDCDVDITVHPLRFQNWQNQLTVTNGKFTGNAKSTGGLVEKERSTNLFQGTGEDGVIVLNSTEMNNYSSDVIQTSANIKVIGAQFYEYGLDNAQRAAIATTTSTNPNITILGTKIDGASGTQTRGVYGTTSTGTLTLGDGTNISGATLESFNWAFGPVRAGNGVTISGAPAKNSTSFISNIPHIYPVESMPTRGNYFKPGDYAQMTKPVKTNFASVPNYVVKGWVRLTSANSSGTNHVLNTDWVEDRTYFAGA
- a CDS encoding IS481 family transposase, whose amino-acid sequence is MLHTNNPVIKHKTGLLNLAEELSNVSKACKIMGVSRDTFYRYRELADEGGVDALINRSRRASNIKNRTDNATEQAVVDYAIAFPAHGQHRSSNELRKQGVFISGSGVRSVWLRHSLENFKKRLKALEEKVAHDGIELTEAQIVALERKASDDQVCGEIETAHPGYLGSQDTFYVGNLKGVGRIYQQTFVDTYSKVAHCKLYVTKTPITAADLLNDRVLPFYESHGLPMLRILTDRGTEFCGKVEQHDYQLYLAINDIDHTKTKAMSPQTNGICERFHKTILNEFYQVTFRKKLYGELDTLQSDLDEWLAHYNNERTHQGKMCCGRTPMETLLDGKRIWAEKNLSQM
- a CDS encoding IclR family transcriptional regulator — its product is MAEAQGVNSVDIAVSVLECVTALGGTARAADIARMSGLSKSRLHKYLVSLCRSQMLYQDSATSRYSLGSKLLALASVAEKQNTLLTIINNALCELRDELNYSTGLVIRLGEHLMLTNYNRSYKNIDIDYLGNTPVPLSSSAAGWVFMAFDPSLSVQPDVDAAALEKVRQQGYAVRYHATEGIPGARAISCPIFSKGRELLGAATTMGFIPAEEDEIVRLASRLTAKVRAMQL
- a CDS encoding 4Fe-4S dicluster domain-containing protein: MSKQYGFLIDIKRCYGCKTCSMACKSENMTPPGVLWRRVREYNTDNPNTGGFISMSCNHCDDPQCMKVCPASTYSKRPDGIVVQDHDKCIGCRMCIMACPYNAPVFDPQEGKTSKCNLCAERLDEGLLPRCVESCPAGVLLFGEIDELRKRHTTDWASLEARYHLPDHRISGPNVVIIPADR
- a CDS encoding DUF1493 family protein yields the protein MVINEDILNFFRKELPVVTSLRLKIIPLDLDVILQEYAEVEDLALAIDKYSEKFNIDVSSLNIENYFPWEIPWFFRDWFTKKPVKQSKEPLTVRMFAESAKAGRWLYD
- a CDS encoding dimethyl sulfoxide reductase anchor subunit family protein produces the protein MEQYEFPLVFFTVLSQWGIGGVLALTLYRLNVVRSGKNGLSSQQFKVLALALWLIEVVGSSLSLAHLGSPAGAYRSVLGIGHSWLSREAVAFVLLNGCMLLWLLACWQRPRQTALIAALGLLSVIVGAAAILASAQIYSQMIGHSLWHAPFTQLAFLGTPLLLGFTTLGIVLNVGGLAVPRIIRYGMLLGILLVIGALIGRYQVAEASAAGILLWWQLSASVLISAALFTLLRSEMRFSPAMGLLVGSAVVSGELVGRMLFYSSVMGQFPWF
- a CDS encoding molybdopterin-containing oxidoreductase family protein, with the translated sequence MDELSLLRLNRRTLLKGLGVVGLATISPCAFSLAPGQSTPLPRVRLQLSDYKTFRSTCAMECLHCNLTAYVHQDKLIKIEASKDFNVKCCLRGISRTKWVYHQKRITTPLLRVGEKGEGKFKPISWDEALDLVEKNIRSTITNHGNEGLLISMHAGNMDSIKNDMGRAFFDYLGGSTKQAGSLCCSAVTAAMIPMLGLRYADTRDTIADSRYIICWGNNPAVTMHAYYKNYIKAQENGARIVVIDPRFSETAARADEWVPIVPGTDTALALGMMKIIIEEQRIDAAFLRQHTGAVYLVTADNQQMRADPQDADSYLVFDVISQKLVRHDSPGIEPALFQHQLPANSGFSTVFEQIYQQAAAWPVERVATETDIPVGTILRLARDYASNAPAMIIQNMSGAQRTEFGTYVAASQFYLALLTGNIGKRGAGVCDAGGARQMAKFSPIIPPAPNAKKITPIPVAKVGDWIVNDKPHPIKLWWIMTMGVMTQLPNTNQVRKALQKVPFVVVADNLMSSTALYADLVLPVTTIFEDVSLMAGVRSHYVQLMEKAVEPPGEAKPDYWIFARLAERFGFGEVFNQPIEHYINACLQGSGITLEQLKKGPVRPVEGDWVPFKDGIFRTSTKKAHFFIEEWQKQNFSPLVTYLQVKESIKGSPELAQKYPLMAVQRKLARSVHSSHGMNEWILEVQRNQPNVMIHPQDAQQRSIRHGDWAVAFNDRGEHRAIAVVTTQIKQGVVSLDNGWWEQQGGSSSHVTNDQFEILGTGHCCNSTLVDVRAEG